gtctgaggggggaggggccgggggcctggatcctggatCTGAGGGAGGAGCTGGCTTGAGCGCCCGGCTCCTGGGTCTCCGGAAGGCGTGGTCTGCGACCTGAGATACGTGGAGTTGACGCACTGGAACCCCGCGAACTCAGCCCTGCACGCTTTCCTGCGGCTCTGCACGCCCCGCAAACCACGCCCCCTTTCTGACAAAGTCCCACCCATCTTCTTCCAGACGCTTCCCCCCTCACTGGGCCGTGGAGAAGTCGTGGCGAGGGTCCTAGAAAAGACTTGAAAGACCGCGGTGAAGATGGAACGGCAGAAGGAAGGGACTGGGCCGGAGGGGTGAGAGACGCAAGACTTCCCGCGGGGAGCACAGACACCCAGAAAGAGGGAGGATAGAGAAAATCAGAGAGTTGAACAGACCCAGAgagtatcaggaaaaaaaaaaaaagtcttgggtATCATCACACAGAAACAGAATCTTCGACAATCTTGGTGACAGGGAGAGTTGAGCGAGATGCTTAGAAATAGGGAGAGAGGTAGAAATAAATTTGTGGAACAGAGAAATTTCGAGAAGGAACCAGAATTGAAGATGCCAGACACAGCCGTAGGGCTGGAGAAATAATAATTATCCACATTTATCGAACACTTCCCAGACCCAGCCCTTTAACAAGCACCTTTGATACCACCAGAAGCTATCTCTTGGTATGAAAACGTAAGGTTCGGAATGGGAAAATGCCCAAACACAACGCGAGGGAGGCAGCCTGGAATGGGAACCGCGTTCTGTGGGATGCTGAAGCTCTCGCAGAGCTGTCTGTCTGTAAAGAAAAcgggaagaaacagagagagaaaggggcctGGAAGTCAGAGGCGAGCTCAGTCCTGAGGATGGGGAGAAATGGACTCCTGGGAGAAGCCAGGAAGCAGAAAGGCTGCAGTAGGGAAGGCGTATGCAGATGGTGAGACCCACTGACCTGTCCTTTTGTTATTCTAGGAACAACCTGCCTTCCCCAGGGACTGAGGCGTGGCCGCCTGCACCTTTCCCAGCCctgttcccttctctcctgggCACCCCAGATCCAGCCCACCTGGGGCTCCCTGAGAGCCTGGCCGCTGTCACTGTCCCCATCCGTCTGGATACTCTCTCCTACCTCCTGCACAGCGCCCTGATGGGAGCCTACACGCTTCAGCAGTCCTTGCCCTCCTGCCCCTGCGCCGCACAGGCGTGCTGCACCCAGCCGGGCACCGCCAA
Above is a window of Phocoena sinus isolate mPhoSin1 chromosome 19, mPhoSin1.pri, whole genome shotgun sequence DNA encoding:
- the C19H19orf84 gene encoding uncharacterized protein C19orf84 homolog gives rise to the protein MERQKEGTGPEGNNLPSPGTEAWPPAPFPALFPSLLGTPDPAHLGLPESLAAVTVPIRLDTLSYLLHSALMGAYTLQQSLPSCPCAAQACCTQPGTAKRPPRGRGGRDARCRPGRGQGQRQWGLGRAEQAESGWVGNPGAGPKTPPMTLPSPTPPAQDGKKDAQGPELPLEPMPADDWEAEY